In the genome of Falco naumanni isolate bFalNau1 chromosome 5, bFalNau1.pat, whole genome shotgun sequence, the window CATGCAAAGCAATCCCCCTTCCACACTCCCTTTACACGAGCAACTGCCCTTAAGAATCTTTTCTGTATTGCAAGTCATATGTGAATGCCAACAAGATCAGCTATgtcagcaggagagagaaaaattcagTATCTCCCATCCTTCTCCAAACGTTACCTCACCTCTCTATGATGAGGTGCTATTTTTAGTCTTTTAGTTTTAAGCATATGTTGAGACTGCTTCTGACACTTTCCTTCTTATCCTTTTCAAGCTTTGCATCTTGGGTGTGGagatttgaaatattaaatactaGCAGTCCAGATTCCCCTCGCCTAGCACATGTCAGTGAATCGAGTACCTAAGGAAGTATTTGCATTAATTAGACACACACAAGAGGATACACACAAGAAGCTTTGACGGGTTCCAGCTGTCAAGAACTAACATATACACCTATATGTACACACCCTCTCCCACTTCTCGCATGGAGAGCACATATTACAGCATAGCAAAGGCCTTCTGAACGAGTCTGCAAAGTCttagtgaaataaatattattttaccttttcttccacATTCTATACCTGGAAAAGtaactttcttaaaaatattttacctgttTGGATTTAGAAGACTTTGCTTGTTGGATGAGGTTGGTACTTGCTAGAAACTTGTCTATGTCTCAGTTCCTTcaagaaaaaggcaagacagaaaaattttgAGGAATGTGAAACATAGCTGTTTCTAGGGCAAAATACAGCAGCCAGTAGTGCTAGCAGCACCATATTGCAGTCATGggcaaagaataaaaacatccTCTCCTGCTGAAATGGCAGGAGAAATTTCAGGGTCACAGAAGGCAATTATAGGCTTGCAAAATAGCTACAACACCAGGGTAGTGTCCTTATCTAGCAAAAAGTAGCTGATGGAACTAGTCCATAAACAGCCCAGCCAAGTCAGCTGCCTCCAACAGAAGCAAGTTTGGAAGACTTCTTCCCTCAAGACTTACTGTCTTCATAAATTggtttaacaaaataaaaaagcacaacaTACAAGTGTGTTTCAATGTGCAGATCTGGGTGAAAAAATGGCACTAACATCACATGATTACTGTGTTTCTCTAAGGCAGTTTTACAAGCAAACTAATCTCTCTCAAATATCCACTCCCAGCATAATTGCTCAGTGAAACAAGCTCCCTCTTTGCCACTCCACAGTGACAAAGCAGCACGTGTCAGGGGCGTTTTGTAACACTCTGTAATGGCAAGACCCTGGGTTTGGTAAGAGAAATTGATATGCTGGCAGCATGGCAATATCACTTTGATGATATTGAAATATAAGCAAAAGACAAGGattccaaaaaataaaagtgatcTAGAGCCTGGCAGGATTGCTCTAATAGtgtatattaaaagaaaaaatacaccaaaGTTGATTTAGCTTGGtcaagagaaacaaaagttGTTGCTTCCACTTGCTGATAGGCACGTGACAGCACAAATATTCATcacaaaaatatatagaaaacaGCATGATGGAAGCAGTGTAAGTTGTTATGCCAGGAGAAGTCCTCTGCAACATGagtaaatataaaagaaaatttttgaTATATCTATCTTCAGGTTTTAAAGAGAATAATTTGCTCTCCTGCCAGCTTGTTTTCTAGGGCTTTAGATTTTAATGGAACAGGCAGACCTTATGACTGGTCACctatttcttttccccctcttcaaCATACAAGacggggagggggagggcagGAAATCACAGCATATAACAATACACACATTCTTCTTAACTTCAATTTAAGAACAATATAATTcaatttatttccaaagcatttgtaaagaaataaataactgaCACTATCAGTACTGAATATTCTTACTGGCTTCTGTCAGGTTCAGCATTTCCAGCCTCCTACTCAGGGCAGGCTCTGTGtacatttattgttttttccacCGTTCATACTTTTTTCCATGCTACTTTGCCCAGATAtccttctcttgctttttcccttctgacTTACTTTCTTGGCTGTGcttagaacttttttttccttctttgtgtgACAAAGAgccatattttcctttctcctaaACTACTAACAAAAAACATGTCTAAAACCCCCAATGAATTCCTATTAGACATTGCAAAGTAATTTGCTACTCTGTTTCCAAGTACAGTGGTAATGCTCTTGCATTAGtccatcatccaggtcattcAGGTCTCAGAATTTCAAAATGGGAATTAAATCAGAGGCTCATAATTAAATACCAAAAGCTGAAGTGCCAGGCACCTTCAGTTCccattaactgcaaaataaatgcttattaTGGAGCATTTTGGAAGGCGTCACTACTTGTCTAGGTGACTAAGTATCAAATTAGGAcatttgttttggaaactgCAATCCCCATTTTTTACTGACTTGATTATCCTTATTTGCAGCCAGCTGGACACTGGCTCACCTGTCTCCATTTCAATTACAAGCTTTCCCGTGTTCTACACAAGGCTTGACACACTGACACAACCCCTGACAAGCAGCTATCACTACCAGTTGTTTAATCTTGGAACTGAAGTAGCGCATTACTTCAGCagtaaatgaatgaatgaattgTGAGAACAGCCTGTATGCTGACCCATGAAAACAATTCAGCTTTCTTTCAGGCTGGCAAGATTTAAATCTTCAGAGACTCTCagattttcatctgcttttatttccaaaattaatcaaattacATAGATGTGTGTGAGCCGGGAACCAGTTCCTAAATATTACACGTTCCCTCCcagtaacattaaaaatataagatTCTTCACAATATTTAAGCATTTAGTGCATAAGTCAACATTAAGGATCATTTTTCCTGTGCCATATTCTTCACTGACTTCTTTTCTAAAGGAAACGCCTGCTGTGTCTTGGCTGGAGGGTACAATACAGACAGCAAGCATTACCTGTGGAATGATGACCTGCAATGAGCAGGAATCCCTAAACATCAAAGGAAGTGCAAAAGGTGCTTGTGGGGCACGTGTTCTAAATTAGTAGGATCAAACTTAGAAAATGAGAAGACTGCTGAGGACTTCAAGAAACTATATCTGAATAGTTAAGGAACAACTCTTTTTTCATGTCATCTGACAAATTGATCAAAAAAACCACTCAAACCAACAAACTTGTCAGTAATAGGAACAAGATGAAGAGGTCAGCAATGGATACTTTTCACGAAACCCTTAGCTTGTGGCACATCCACTTGCTGGCTGCACATCTCTGTGACCGTATTTTTATCTTACATTCTTGTACAGAGTGCTTACCAGTCTCCTCTGGACTGCTTGGCATCTTGACAGAatctgggggaagaaagcagcatgaaaaacaCAGTTCATAAGTTCAGAATTCAAGACTTAGAACAACATTTATGCAGAGGAAACACCCTCCATACGGCTCATTTTACTTGGGCATACAATGCAAAttcaaaatttgtattttcagggTTCTCTCTCCCTTGTGAACCAATGAAGATCCTACTTCACTGCTGCTGAACATGCTGACACCATCCACCTATTTATATGACAACTGTTGAGCTATCACGACCATCTTCTGCTCAGTCCTAGTTATGCCTCATATTTTCAAGCCTTAGAACACCACCGAAATAAGgggaaaccaaaccaaaacaactggACCTCCCATTTTAAGTACTACAGTACCTAGCCTTCACAGGTCTCATAGGAATGAGTTCTAAATCTCCAGGTGTCCCTGAATAACTTTTACCCCAGGCTAGTTCAGGCCATCAGTGAGCAGTCATCTGCACTCCCTGAAACCCTGGAAAGCTGCCTCATCTGCATACAAGCTTGCAGCAGAGCCCCAGGACTGGAAAGGACTTTCTGGGTCACACAGTCCATTCTGACGCTACTGCAGACGCCACATCATCTAAAGCCCAcattacttcctttttttgcctttgataAGAGGCCCCCCACAGGCATAACTTTCTAACACAAAGAATCAGTAAGACCTGTGGATCAAGGCACCTTGAGAAGAAAAACGGCCACTTGGTTTGGACACAAAATTCCTATTTAGATTAGCAGGAACTAGGGAGAACTGCTTACATCAGTGTTCTTATGACTCTCCTGTCCCTTTGGTGACAGCATACTGTTTATCTTGATTTTTTCTGGTTCCAGCTGGGAATAAATAGTACCAGTTAGTGTAATTTCTTGGGGTTGGTAGTGTGCCTacatggagagaaagaaagaactgTGAAAGAacatggaagagaaaagaatacTTAGCATTTCCCCCCCATCTTCATAGTGTGCTATACACACTAAGCTTCACAGTATCTCATGATGCAGTTCACATGTTTGTATGGACAAAGCACAGCTGATGTTCATCTAAGGCATGAGATAAAATAAGCTTAGAAGGGGATTTAGAATGCAGGCTCTGCTTGCTGTACCTTATGAAAACATGGCAGCTCAGCCTGAAGGCCTAACAtcttgcctgcagcagctgccagctctgcagggtcACAACAGAGCATAAGAAACTGACCCATACCAAGAGATCCTTTCCCTGGTATTCTCTTTCCCTGCATCCACTGATCAGGACTCTACAGACTGGAGGCTTAATATTTCATCATTTCCTGGAAAGGACATCTTAAGTGACCCAAGGAAACAGATGAGTGAAAGTAAGAGAcaaagagaagaatgaaaagaCAGACATGGCAGCAAACAAGGAGTAGCCAGGTAACGGGAACAGAATGAAATAGAGCTTAACACaagctttcactgctgtgtggACTGCACACGTCCTCTGAACCTTCGGTTACCCAGTCACCAAGGTCAGCCTCATTGCAAACTCTGTCAGAAGTGACAGATTCTATCCCGAGTGCCTGAGTGGCTGAACTGCCTACATATTTGCTTAAACTCTTTAAGGTGAACAGTGTGGCCAGAATGGCAAACCATGATTGGAAAACCTCTTGAGAAGCCCGGAAACTTTGTATACAGCATCACAGCTTCATATACACTTTTGCCACTTAGAGCAGAAGACACAAGTTTTACACATTAATACATGTAAGAAAGGCCCAAGTAAACCAACCTAAATGTGTAGAATGTGTATGTGTGAATTCagggaagaagagcagaaaCTGAGTTTGAAAGACAAGGCATAACTCAATTTGCAGCCTACAGCTTGCACGGGCCACATTTCCTGACAGGAGCAGAACTACTCTCACCTATCATCCATTCTGAAATTGCACTGCAAAGCTGTCTCAGCTTCATCAGTAACCAAAACATGACCTTGGGAAACCAGAACAGAAGCAGATATACAAGGCTTGACCTAGCAGTGAAGAGAAAAATCGAAggtttaaggaaagaaaaatgtcaacTCTGTACACTTTTTAGTTAACAGATCACAGACACACTGTTCTTTTGAATAACAAAGTCTACATTTCAGCCAAAGCAGCGACTGCAGCTTTGAAGAGCCAGTAAGCAAAGCAGCACCCAATTTGgcaaaaaaaaggatgaaaacatttcttcttcctgccttCTGTAAAGAGGGTCATGTTAGCAAAAGAGAACAATCAGGCAGACTGTTAGTGCAGATATTTAGAACTTTTTAGGAGACAATAAAAGCCTGCTGTGAAAAgtgcaagaaaattaaaaacccGGGAATAAGTAATTAGCTTaaacagagaaggcagaggtgAACTAGGTGAAGGCATATTTGATGGGTGAAAGACAGAGGGCAGACATGACTGGAAACCAAAACCGTGCTTTATCCCATGTTATTATTTTACTTACATTATCAAGACCTTTACTATCGAGAAGACACAGGCATGAACTTTCCTGGCTATGCCTTGATTCAATGCAGGGATATGCACCCATGACACCCCAGTATCCTCAAAAGTTACAGTACAACTAATGGTTGGATATTAGGATTCTTGCAATAATTAATTGAGGCCTGCACAGCACTCCAAAAATCTCTATTTATAGGATAAGTGTTAGTTTCAGATTACTCCTGTGGGGATGCGTTTCTCTATGTCATTTCACTGtccttgtgcttttttttgcctAGCTATAAGCTCTTTAATGAGGGCCTCCTAGTGGTGCAATCTGCAACAGTcaagcaagagaaaagcagcattctCTGCAAAATGGTGAAACAGCTGTTCTTCTCTCTCTTGAGTTGGctataatgaaaagaagaaacagagagaaaaatagacGTCTGCTTTGTCAATAAATTATAGGTGAGAGATTTAATATCTAGGATACTAAAAGGAGGAACATCATTAACTGCAGAGCACTGAGGCGACAGGAATTATCTCGCTactgaagaaattattccaTTGGGCATGGAATTAATTTCAATGTgccaaaagtaatttcttttatagGTTTTAAACTCAGTCTCATTTAGCCTACCAGTCAATGTAGGAAGTTTCAAGCAGCACTAATTACAACAGATATTCTCTTTGACATCAGGGTAAAGCTAGAGTAAGTCTACTGAATTCATCAGTCAGTGGGGCTTCCCTAAAGTTATTAATGTAacaaagaacaataataatcCTGCAGTGTATCTGCAAGAAGGCAAGAGAAACACTATGGAGTTAAAATAGCCTCTGAGACCATCtaagccaggggtcctcaaactttttaaacagggggccggcacgtAGATTAAGTggcagctgcttggttccccccccaacccccggcggcagggggggcgggggggttctgtaaataccaggggccagatTGAGAACCCTGGGAGGCCGTATCCAACtcgtgggctgtagtttgaggacccctgatttaagCTATAGATTCTGCATGGCTTGTGAACTGAAAAAGCCAAAGAACACAGTCCAAATGAGGCTACCAAGAACAGCTTGGGTGTATTCCAAAATTTCCACATTGTCATGTGCTACAGCCCTACCTTTGTTCTGTCACTCTCTTAGCCTTCCATCAGTGTTCCCAAAGATGTCTTCATAAAAGGATACACAGTTACCTTACACAATGACTGTAATATATAGGTTCTTCACCATTTAATGAGCTTTTGCAGATTCTAAGTGATATCTCTAGTTACATCCCAGGAAAGAGAGTGGGCACTGGGTGTTCACTTCCCCACAGTGTGTCAGGCACAGAGGGATGCACAGTGCTACATGGTAATGCTTTTAACATCACTTAAAATGTATATCAAATTACCTACTGGCAGGAGACCGATGTGACGTATTAAGAGGCAATGCTAGAAACAGCCATGGTCAGCTCTTGTCTCAGTATTTACCCAatgtaaatgaagaaacaacaaaaagctaCTGCCAAAATAGCCTGAGAGGTTGGTGCAGCAAGGAAATTCCACAGCATTTTTCAAGGAAATGGAGTTTGTTGAGAAGTGACATTTAGTAAAACcatgcaaaagaagaaagacttcTGAAGCGAATCACACCAAAAATCAGACACTGAACctctttttcttgctctcaAACCTCAGGAGAACTTTCTGAACTCACTTACAGGCCCTACCAACTCTGACACTCTTACTATGCACACATGCTGGCATCCAGGCACACAGAAGTGTGCATTCATTCACCTCACATGCCGAGGTCTCTGCCTTGGAGAAAGAGGCTGTCAGAGAATCACTGTGAGACCCTGGATAAATGAGAGAGTTTAGTTTTGCAATAACTATAACATATTACTACAATACTCATCCTGCTCAGCACAAGAACTCAAGCACACAACTGTGCTGAAACATACAGGTTTCTTCAAGGAAGGTGAACATTGCTACCCCCGTGTTACTGGTGGGGCACAACCTGACTAGAGCTTCTTAAGATTGgttcccttccctccccccacccctcccaacAAACACCTTAAgtatttataaaagaaacataTGTGCCTTTGTCTTTGAGCATCTCAGGGAGATGTTTATCTCATCTGCAGCTCTTCAGGTCTGAGTATTTGTTTGGAAACTCAAATTTATTCAGTGCATTtagcaacttaaaaaaaaagagagtgagTGTTAAGAGCTCAGTTTCTCACTTTGGTCTTCGTGTCTTACAAGCACCTAGGTTAGctacaaggtttttttcagttcaaaattgTACTTCTACATTCTTCCAGCTCTTCTTCCCAGGTTCTCGCCCTCTTTTCACTTCTGGCCCTTCTTCTTTTCATCTCTCTTACCCaatatatgcacacacagagccacaACTACCTCGCAAATCCCTTGTTCAGAACTGCAagtttttgttctgcttttaaggGTGTTGCTGTCCTGTCCTCCCCACCCCATAATCCTGTcccttattaaaaaataaaattaaattaaaaaatgactaGTCTCCAGTGCACGGACTCTAGTACACAGGGTCAGAAGGCCACTGTTTTTATAGTATGCAGAATCAGCTACTGCTTAACTGGACTACCAGGAGATACTGCAGCACCAgagatttctcttttctgtagtCACCAAGCTTGGTATTGTGGTATCTTTCCAATTCTCATGCCAAGTAATCAATTTTCTGGTTTACTTCAGGCAGGGTGCCAATTAAGCACTATGAGAACGAAAGACtgttaaataactttttttgtgGAGCATTAATACATGTACAAACCAAATCAAAAGGCTGGTGATTCTcttatttcctcctttcttgCCTGTCATTTCTGTTTGTCTGCCTCCTATTCCCCCACCCACtccagcttttttccccccctcaccTTTTCTTTATTGTTCCCCTTTAAAGTCAGCATCTCACCATCTCATTAATCTAAAATTTGTGTTTAGATTAGAACTATGAGGAGGAAAGCCTCACAGTCCTAAACAGAAGCTTTTCTAACAATGAAGCAAGTAACTTCAGATCACTAAATTCTAACAGATTACATAATTATAAAATTTAGAAAACGAACGGTATCTTGCCTctgcaacataaaaaaatattggagCTATATGTGCTACATACCCCTGCTGTTCATTCAAAATATAATCCAAACCAACTACAAAAGCCATCTCCCACGGAATACAGGCCAGCAAGTAACACAATAAAACTAAATTTATTCCACCATGTGCTGAGAAGGGAGGACTTTACACCACATGCAGAAAACCAGGACACtgggcctgctgctgcagagagctcGCTGAGGAGCTGCCGGGTCCCCGCTCTGCAGCTTCTGACTCACCACCCCGAGCTCGGGCACCCCGGGCCCCGGGCCGCCATCTCTCCCACGCTCCCAAGCGAGGAGCGACTGTCTGCCGAACGGCGTTTTCGCTGTTCATCTGCAAGAGCAATTAAAGGTCTTCCGACCCGCTCAAGCACTGGAGGGAACCGGGCGGGAACCCGCGGGCCGGACATGGCAAGCCCGCTGCAGCCCGACCACGGGACGAGCCCCGCCGCCACGGCGCCAGCTCCTCCGCGCCCGCCCCCTCCGGCGCAGCCGCCGGACCgaggggcggcgcggggggagccggCCCGCCAGCCAGGCCCTCCGGCGGGGTCTCGCCCGGTCGCTCCCGAGGCGGCAGCCCCGGAGCACCCTCCGCGGCCACCCCCCTCACGGCCGctgccggccccgcgccgcAGGGGCCCGGGGGCCGCCGCCTCCCGAGGCGGCGGGGAGGAGCGGCGGAGCGCCGCCGTCGCCGTGGCAACGCAGCGGCCGCAAACCGCTCCCGGGGCACGCGGCAGCTGAGCCCACGGGCGCGGTGACGGAGGCGGAGCGGCGGGAACCAGCGCGGCTCGCCGGAGAGGTGCTTTCCCCACCCGTAACGGGGCGAATCCCGAGGGCACAGCCCGGCCCGGCTGCCCGCGCCGCGGGACCGGCCCTACCACTCtagggcgggggggcggggggtggggggtgtttaTGTTTCCAGCCGCCGGGCCCTCGCCGAGCCCGCCGGCTTCGCCAGCCAGATGCCGGGATGGGAAACAGAGCGAGGGACCACCCCGGCGGCGGCGCGAGCGGGGAGCGACGCTCTCCGGTTCTCCCGCCGACCCCGGCGGGCGACATGGCCCGCGTCCCCACCGCGCGCCGAGCCAGCCTCGCGGCACTGGCGATGGATGCCGAGTGCGcctgcgcggggcgggggcgcgaGAGGAAGGGGCGCGGGACGCGAGCGTGGGGGAGGGGGTGACGTCGGGGGCAGCCTCGCGCCGTTCGCCCCACCGGGTGACGCCTCGGCGGAGGTGTGAGGGGAGGCGCGTGCCGGCGGGGAGGGGCGCGGTCCGGCGCGGGCCTGTCGCCCCGGGGCGGGTGGCCCGGGCCCAGGCGCAGGCGCCCCGCCAGCTCTCCCCGCCATTTGGCCCTTTCCGACGGGCCGGGGTGCACAGCGTGAGCTGGGGCACACCCGGGGCCTGGTTGTAGGTGGAAGCGGGCAGCGCCGGCGGCCGCCAGAGAAGACCCCGTCCTGCCAGCACGGCTCCTGGCCTGCAGCCTCGGCCCGGCCGCGTCCCCCCTGCTCAGGGAGCAGCGTAAGGCCGTGGGGAGCGCCCTGAACGCCCAGGCCGCAGTGCGCGATGCCTCTCTTCGGGAACACCTTCAGCCCGAAGAAGACCCCCCCCAGGAAATGCGCCTCTCTCTCCAACCTGCACCTGGTGAGTCCTGGTGGCTTGCCTGCGGGAACGCTTGTTTGATGGCCAGGGGTAGGTGGCTGCTACTGTGGCCACCATAACCCTGACAAGAGCTCCCAGCGGTGCCTCTTCCCTCCCATGGTGCGCACCATTTCTGATTGCTGGTGACTACATATAAAGGTAGAAATACAATAGCTCAGGGAAGGATCATTGTCACCCCACCCACAGTCCAGAACTGTTTCACCTAATGCTTCTCAGCAGTGGTTTCTGAGCCCAGGAGGTGTGTTTGGGTGACAGAAAGTGCAGGCATGGTGGCTGGAGGAGCCAGTCCTCTACTGCAGCAGTACATGACCAAAGGATGATTTCGGGCTTCAGGGGCAGTCCGACCAGCAGCTTCCAATGAAATGCCAGTCACCAAGAAATGGGAGAGCAAGGGGGTGGCTTTGGATTTCTGTAAAATGCTGAGTGTGatcttctccctgcagctggatAGATCTACCCGTGAGATTGAGCTGGGCCTGGAGTATGGCACCCCCACTATGAACCTTGCTGGCCAGAGCCTGAAGTTTGAAAATGGCCAGTGGGTGGCAGGTAGAATGCAGCTCACCTTGTTTTGATCTGAAGTAGCAACGGTTGTCTGACAATCTGTATTTTGagctctttccttccttccagaaTCGGGAAGCTTCACAGGGGATCGCAGAGAAATGCAGCGCTTGCGCAAACGGAACCAGCAgttagaggaagaaaacaacctCCTTCGGCTGAAAGTGGATATTCTGCTGGACATGGTGAGTCTTTGCCCAGCTGCCACCTGCTCACATCAGTGGAAATGCCCAAGCAAAGGGTGCTGGGACCGCCAGAGGAGGCCATTCTCACTGCACCCCGCTCCTTCCGTGTCACCCGGCTATGCAAGACAATTGTAACAGTGAAGTGACTGTGGGAGTAAAGTCTGATCCCCTctgtgggaagaggggagggtTCCCCCTGCAGCAGAACTTGACTTCTGTGAGCGCTGTGACTGATTAGAGAGGAGCCCCTGCAACTGCCATGTTtactctttccctttctgtgtgaAGTACAGCACTTTTCTTGCCACTCTGGCCTCTGCCCCAACTGTGACTTTTAAGTTATAGCCATCGTTTCTGGTCACAGAAGATTAAAGCTTCTGTCTGCTGTGACAAGTGGTGTGACATCTATTTGGTGTGTAAACCTGTGGATGAAAGAATTCCCAGGCCCtaaacaaactgaaattcaaCTTTACCCAGAGATCGCAGCTTTTGTACTTAAGATCTGGagacattttcagtgaaattcatGTGTATTCTCAGTCTAACAAGTGACTTAGCATTTATGTCAGTCTGAACAAACACTTCTTCCTTCCTTACGCTCTTCCCATGTTTTAAAGCTGGCAAGTGGCTTTTGTGGCTGCAGCACTTAGCAGAAGCCCTAGGTGCTCTCCAGGTTTTCCAGGCAATCTCAGTAAAGCGTGAAATCTCAGCTTCCCTCTTGCTCAAATGGGGACAGATTCCCTCATGTGGGTGCTGGCTCGCAGCTGTAAATCTCAGTGGCATCTCTAGAAAGGTTGTGCTCTGACATCGGAAAAGCTTCTGAGGCACAAATGTCTGTCTTTGTGTGCTGCCGTGACATAAGGTGCTTTTTCAGCAGGAGAGCAATCTCTGTCTGATACCTCTGAGGGGCTTTTGTGTCCTGACACGCGTGtctgaggcaggcagcagacTGTGAGGTCACCAATCCAGTGTTGGCCCTGCAGCTGTAGCACAGGGTGGAGGTTGGAGGCGTAGTTCACTCTTGTTCGCTGTGCATTGCAGCTCTCCGAGACCACAGCTGAGTCCCACCTGATGGAGAAGG includes:
- the CBY1 gene encoding protein chibby homolog 1 → MPLFGNTFSPKKTPPRKCASLSNLHLLDRSTREIELGLEYGTPTMNLAGQSLKFENGQWVAESGSFTGDRREMQRLRKRNQQLEEENNLLRLKVDILLDMLSETTAESHLMEKELEELKNHSRRRK